In a genomic window of Glycine max cultivar Williams 82 chromosome 13, Glycine_max_v4.0, whole genome shotgun sequence:
- the LOC100814181 gene encoding ABC transporter C family member 13 isoform X3, which translates to MDEFLALICPNSPFVWDGERFSDCFEDIVLVFAVNIVTVVMIVVLGFNQKIGRGFRLSDSQMTLPEKFVLNLIPAVGACLSIVDLIFLWKKDHNSHFVGYHKWFNSCSELILWINIILFTKCASSHYIVFNRGLCFWWILKAILAVFYLMTKFSSLKVSVCIMESLVVLLNISFSIAINVIRIKIPSFKSSLLEDPLLSNGVDLEEGGYNDLGNNGNFWDLMTFKFITPVMNHGVIKQLDPEDLLPLPTDIGPSSCHDVILSCWQAQLSNNDSNPSLFRALCSAYGWPYLCLGLLKVINDCIGFAGPLLLNKLIQFLQQGSVNLDGYLLALSLGLTSIIKSFLDTQYTFHLSKLKLKLRSSIMTLIYEKCLRVNLAERSKFTNGEIQTFMSVDADRTVNLCNSFHDMWSLPLQIGVALYLLYTQVKFAFVSGLAITILLIPVNKWISQLIARATEQMMKEKDERIRRTGELLTYIRTLKMYGWELLFSSWLMDTRSLEVKHLATRKYLDAWCVFFWATTPTLFSLFTFGLFALMGHELDAAMVFTCLALFNTLISPLNSFPWVINGLIDAIISSRRLSRFLSCPERKFKVGDTNSSPSSFLSKQPDSVQGLGVFIQDACCTWSSSEEQALNLVLNHVTLSVSQGSFVAVIGEVGSGKSSLLYSILGEMQLARGSVYSNESIAYVPQVPWILSGTVRDNILFGKSYDPERYTDTLQACALDVDVSMMVRGDMAYIGEKGVNLSGGQRARLALARAMYHDSDVVMLDDVLSAVDVQVAQRILHNAILGPLMQRKTRLLCTHNIQAISSADMIVVMDKGRIKWMGNSADFPISSYTEFSPLNEIDSALHNHRQSCSTNLSSKSKEQSLPNSDIVHVLEGAEEIVEVELRKEGKVELGVYKSYAVFTGWFMTVIICLSAILMQASRNGNDLWLSFWVDTTTESSQTRYSVSFYLAILCLFCIMNSLFTLVRAFSFAFGGLQAATKVHNKLLNKLVNAPVQFFDQTPGGRILNRLSSDLYTIDDSLPFIMNILLANFVGLLGITIILCYVQVFFLLLLLPFWYIYSRLQFFYRSTSRELRRLDSVSRSPIYTSFTETLDGSSTIRAFKAEDFFFAKFIEHITLYQKTSYTEIVASLWLSLRLQLLGAFIVSFIAVMAVVGSHGSLPINFGTPGLVGLALSYAAPIVSLLGSFLSSFTETEKEMVSVERALQYMDIPQEEQTGCLYLSPDWPNQGVIEFQSVTLKYMPSLPAALCNLSFRIVGGTQVGIIGRTGAGKSSVLNALFRLTPICTGSITIDGVDIKNIPVRELRTHLAIVPQSPFLFEGSLSIHPLHFVIAVTHRLPLLQLPLRLLERLPLGEAHRQV; encoded by the exons ATGGACGAATTCCTCGCTCTAATTTGCCCTAATTCTCCATTC GTATGGGATGGGGAGAGATTTTCCGACTGTTTTGAAGACAT TGTTTTAGTTTTTGCGGTCAACATAGTGACTGTTGTTATGATTGTTGTGCTTGGATTTAATCAGAAGATTGGTCGTGGATTTCGGCTATCAGATTCCCAG ATGACCCTTCCAGAAAAATTTGTCCTGAACCTTATACCAGCTGTTGGAGCTTGTCTTTCAATCGTAGACTTAATTTTTCTGTGGAAGAAAGACCACAATAGTCACTTTGTTGGATATCATAAATGGTTCAATAGCTGTTCTGAGTTGATTTTGTGG ATAAATATCATTCTATTCACAAAGTGTGCCAGCAGCCATTACATTGTCTTCAACCGTGGGTTATGTTTCTGGTGGATTCTGAAAGCAATATTGGCAGTTTTCTATTTGATGACAAAGTTTTCATCACTGAAG GTTTCAGTCTGCATCATGGAAAGCTTAGTTGTTCTCTTGAATATCTCATTTAGCATAGCTATCAATGTGATCCGGATAAAGATACCATCTTTCAAAAGCAG tttattggAAGATCCACTTCTTTCGAATGGAGTAGACCTTGAGGAAGGTGGCTATAATGACCTT GGAAATAATGGAAACTTTTGGGATTTGATGACTTTCAAATTCATAACTCCAGTAATGAATCATGGTGTGATAAAGCAATTAGACCCTGAAGATCTGTTGCCGCTACCTACTGACATTGGTCCTTCTTCTTGTCATGATGTGATTTTATCCTGCTGGCAAGCTCAACTGAGTAACAATGATTCGAACCCATCCTTGTTTAGAGCACTCTGTAGTGCGTATGGATGGCCATATCTCTGCCTGGGTTTATTGAAG GTGATTAATGATTGTATTGGTTTTGCGGGACCATTGCTTCTCAATAAGCTGATCCAGTTTCTTCAGCAAG GTTCAGTGAATTTGGACGGGTATTTACTTGCATTATCCTTGGGTCTCACCTCTATAATTAA ATCCTTTTTAGATACACAATATACTTTTCATCTTTCCAAACTGAAGCTGAAGCTGCGATCTAGTATCATGACTCTAATCTATGAGAAG TGCCTACGTGTGAACTTAGCAGAGCGTTCAAAATTCACAAATGGCGAAATTCAGACATTTATGTCAGTGGATGCTGACCGTACTGTCAACTTGTGTAATAGTTTCCATGATATGTGGAG CCTGCCTTTACAAATTGGAGTGGCGCTCTATCTTTTGTATACTCAAGTCAAATTTGCATTTGTATCTGGATTAGCGATAACCATTTTATTGATACCAG TGAATAAATGGATATCACAATTGATTGCAAGGGCTACTGAGCAAATGATGAAGGAAAAGGATGAAAG GATTCGTAGGACAGGAGAACTTTTGACTTATATTCGCACTTTAAAGATGTATGGATGGGAACTTCTTTTTTCTAGTTGGTTGATGGATACAAGATCTTTGGAAGTCAAACACTTAGCT ACTCGGAAGTACTTGGATGCATGGTGTGTTTTCTTTTGGGCTACAACGCCAAcactcttttctcttttcacatTTGGACTCTTTGCACTGATGGGACATGAACTTGATGCTGCAATG GTTTTCACTTGTCTTGCTTTGTTTAACACGCTGATTTCACCACTAAATTCATTCCCCTGGGTAATTAATGGATTGATTGAT GCCATCATATCCTCCAGACGATTGAGTAGGTTTCTCTCTTGTCCTGAACGTAAATTTAAAGTGGGAGACACAAATTCGAGTCCATCATCATTCCTAAGTAAACAGCCTGATTCTGTACAAGGTTTGGGTGTCTTTATACAAGATGCATGTTGTACTTGGTCAAGCAGTGAGGAACAAGCATTAAATTTGGTGTTGAATCATGTGACTCTAAGTGTGTCCCAGGGTTCCTTTGTTGCAGTTATTGGAGAG GTTGGTTCAGGTAAATCATCCCTGTTATATTCAATTCTTGGAGAAATGCAGCTTGCTCGTGGCTCTGTTTATTCCAATGAATCCATTGCTTATGTACCACAG GTCCCTTGGATTTTATCTGGAACAGTGCGTGACAACATATTGTTCGGGAAAAGCTATGATCCTGAAAG GTATACTGATACACTGCAGGCATGTGCATTAGATGTTGATGTCTCAATGATGGTTCGAGGTGACATGGCTTATATTGGAGAGAAAGGAGTCAACTTATCAGGTGGACAGAGAGCTCGACTTGCTTTGGCAAG GGCCATGTATCATGACTCAGATGTTGTTATGCTTGATGATGTCCTGAGTGCAGTTGATGTACAAGTTGCTCAACGTATCTTACACAATGCCATTTTAGGTCCTCTTATGCAGAGAAAAACCCGATTGCTCTGTACTCATAACATCCAG GCAATATCTTCTGCTGATATGATTGTTGTAATGGACAAGGGACGCATAAAGTGGATGGGAAATTCAGCTGACTTTCCAATTTCTTCTTATACAGAATTCTCTCCATTGAACGAAATTGATTCAGCTTTACATAATCATAGACAATCTTGCAGCACAAATCTTTCATCCAAATCCAAGGAGCAGTCTCTTCCTAATTCAGATATTGTGCATGTTCTGGAGGGAGCAGAGGAGATAGTTGAAGTTGAGTTGAGGAAAGAGGGGAAAGTTGAACTTGGAGTGTATAA GAGTTATGCTGTCTTCACTGGTTGGTTTATGACAGTCATTATATGCCTATCAGCCATTCTGATGCAAGCTTCTCGTAATGGGAATGATTTATGGCTGTCATTTTGGGTTGATACAACAACAGAAAGCAGTCAAACAAGATATTCTGTGTCTTTCTATCTG GCTATACTATGTCTCTTTTGTATTATGAATTCCCTTTTCACATTGGTGAGGGCATTCTCTTTTGCATTTGGTGGATTGCAAGCAGCAACTAAGGTACACAATAAATTGCTCAACAAGCTTGTCAATGCACCTGTGCAATTCTTTGATCAGACCCCGGGGGGAAGAATACTGAATAG GTTATCTTCAGATCTTTATACAATTGATGATTCTCTTCCGTTCATTATGAACATTCTCCTAGCTAATTTTGTAGGCTTGTTGGGTATTACAATAATTTTGTGTTATGTACAG GTCTTCTTCTTACTCTTGCTATTGCCATTTTGGTATATCTACAGTAGACTACAG TTCTTCTACAGGTCAACATCAAGAGAGTTACGAAGACTGGACAGTGTTTCTCGTTCTCCAATATATACATCTTTCACTGAAACACTTGATGGATCATCAACTATTAGGGCATTTAAGGCTGAg GACTTTTTCTTTGCCAAATTCATTGAACATATAACCTTGTATCAGAAGACTTCCTACACAGAGATAGTGGCAAGTTTGTGGCTTTCCTTGCGTCTTCAG TTATTAGGTGCATTTATCGTCTCATTCATAGCTGTGATGGCTGTTGTTGGATCTCATGGCAGTCTGCCTATCAACTTTGGTACCCCAGGACTG GTAGGATTGGCCCTCTCATATGCAGCTCCAATTGTGTCCCTGTTGGGGAGTTTTTTATCAAGCTTCACcgaaacagaaaaggaaatggTTTCAGTTGAAAGAGCCCTTCAA TACATGGACATTCCTCAAGAAGAACAAACTGGATGCCTATACTTGAGTCCAGATTGGCCAAATCAAGGAGTTATCGAATTCCAGTCTGTTACTTTGAAATATATGCCTTCTTTGCCAGCTGCACTCTGCAATCTTAGTTTTAGAATTGTAGGAGGGACACAA GTTGGAATAATTGGAAGAACAGGAGCTGGAAAGTCTAGTGTGTTAAATGCCCTTTTCCGCCTTACACCCATATGTACAGGCTCTATCACAATTGATGGCGtggatattaaaaatattcctGTCAGAGAACTACGTACACATTTGGCCATTGTTCCTCAGAGTCCATTTCTGTTCGAAGGATCATTAAG CATTCATCCTCTTCATTTTGTCATCGCCGTCACCCACCGCCTCCCCCTGTTGCAGCTCCCTCTGCGACTCCTAGAGCGGCTCCCACTGGGAGAAGCACATCGCCAAGTCTAG
- the LOC100814181 gene encoding ABC transporter C family member 13 isoform X4, with protein MDEFLALICPNSPFVWDGERFSDCFEDIVLVFAVNIVTVVMIVVLGFNQKIGRGFRLSDSQMTLPEKFVLNLIPAVGACLSIVDLIFLWKKDHNSHFVGYHKWFNSCSELILWINIILFTKCASSHYIVFNRGLCFWWILKAILAVFYLMTKFSSLKVSVCIMESLVVLLNISFSIAINVIRIKIPSFKSSLLEDPLLSNGVDLEEGGYNDLGNNGNFWDLMTFKFITPVMNHGVIKQLDPEDLLPLPTDIGPSSCHDVILSCWQAQLSNNDSNPSLFRALCSAYGWPYLCLGLLKVINDCIGFAGPLLLNKLIQFLQQGSVNLDGYLLALSLGLTSIIKSFLDTQYTFHLSKLKLKLRSSIMTLIYEKCLRVNLAERSKFTNGEIQTFMSVDADRTVNLCNSFHDMWSLPLQIGVALYLLYTQVKFAFVSGLAITILLIPVNKWISQLIARATEQMMKEKDERIRRTGELLTYIRTLKMYGWELLFSSWLMDTRSLEVKHLATRKYLDAWCVFFWATTPTLFSLFTFGLFALMGHELDAAMVFTCLALFNTLISPLNSFPWVINGLIDAIISSRRLSRFLSCPERKFKVGDTNSSPSSFLSKQPDSVQGLGVFIQDACCTWSSSEEQALNLVLNHVTLSVSQGSFVAVIGEVGSGKSSLLYSILGEMQLARGSVYSNESIAYVPQVPWILSGTVRDNILFGKSYDPERYTDTLQACALDVDVSMMVRGDMAYIGEKGVNLSGGQRARLALARAMYHDSDVVMLDDVLSAVDVQVAQRILHNAILGPLMQRKTRLLCTHNIQAISSADMIVVMDKGRIKWMGNSADFPISSYTEFSPLNEIDSALHNHRQSCSTNLSSKSKEQSLPNSDIVHVLEGAEEIVEVELRKEGKVELGVYKSYAVFTGWFMTVIICLSAILMQASRNGNDLWLSFWVDTTTESSQTRYSVSFYLAILCLFCIMNSLFTLVRAFSFAFGGLQAATKVHNKLLNKLVNAPVQFFDQTPGGRILNRLSSDLYTIDDSLPFIMNILLANFVGLLGITIILCYVQVFFLLLLLPFWYIYSRLQFFYRSTSRELRRLDSVSRSPIYTSFTETLDGSSTIRAFKAEDFFFAKFIEHITLYQKTSYTEIVASLWLSLRLQLLGAFIVSFIAVMAVVGSHGSLPINFGTPGLVGLALSYAAPIVSLLGSFLSSFTETEKEMVSVERALQYMDIPQEEQTGCLYLSPDWPNQGVIEFQSVTLKYMPSLPAALCNLSFRIVGGTQVGIIGRTGAGKSSVLNALFRLTPICTGSITIDGVDIKNIPVRELRTHLAIVPQSPFLFEGSLSSLSGPPSS; from the exons ATGGACGAATTCCTCGCTCTAATTTGCCCTAATTCTCCATTC GTATGGGATGGGGAGAGATTTTCCGACTGTTTTGAAGACAT TGTTTTAGTTTTTGCGGTCAACATAGTGACTGTTGTTATGATTGTTGTGCTTGGATTTAATCAGAAGATTGGTCGTGGATTTCGGCTATCAGATTCCCAG ATGACCCTTCCAGAAAAATTTGTCCTGAACCTTATACCAGCTGTTGGAGCTTGTCTTTCAATCGTAGACTTAATTTTTCTGTGGAAGAAAGACCACAATAGTCACTTTGTTGGATATCATAAATGGTTCAATAGCTGTTCTGAGTTGATTTTGTGG ATAAATATCATTCTATTCACAAAGTGTGCCAGCAGCCATTACATTGTCTTCAACCGTGGGTTATGTTTCTGGTGGATTCTGAAAGCAATATTGGCAGTTTTCTATTTGATGACAAAGTTTTCATCACTGAAG GTTTCAGTCTGCATCATGGAAAGCTTAGTTGTTCTCTTGAATATCTCATTTAGCATAGCTATCAATGTGATCCGGATAAAGATACCATCTTTCAAAAGCAG tttattggAAGATCCACTTCTTTCGAATGGAGTAGACCTTGAGGAAGGTGGCTATAATGACCTT GGAAATAATGGAAACTTTTGGGATTTGATGACTTTCAAATTCATAACTCCAGTAATGAATCATGGTGTGATAAAGCAATTAGACCCTGAAGATCTGTTGCCGCTACCTACTGACATTGGTCCTTCTTCTTGTCATGATGTGATTTTATCCTGCTGGCAAGCTCAACTGAGTAACAATGATTCGAACCCATCCTTGTTTAGAGCACTCTGTAGTGCGTATGGATGGCCATATCTCTGCCTGGGTTTATTGAAG GTGATTAATGATTGTATTGGTTTTGCGGGACCATTGCTTCTCAATAAGCTGATCCAGTTTCTTCAGCAAG GTTCAGTGAATTTGGACGGGTATTTACTTGCATTATCCTTGGGTCTCACCTCTATAATTAA ATCCTTTTTAGATACACAATATACTTTTCATCTTTCCAAACTGAAGCTGAAGCTGCGATCTAGTATCATGACTCTAATCTATGAGAAG TGCCTACGTGTGAACTTAGCAGAGCGTTCAAAATTCACAAATGGCGAAATTCAGACATTTATGTCAGTGGATGCTGACCGTACTGTCAACTTGTGTAATAGTTTCCATGATATGTGGAG CCTGCCTTTACAAATTGGAGTGGCGCTCTATCTTTTGTATACTCAAGTCAAATTTGCATTTGTATCTGGATTAGCGATAACCATTTTATTGATACCAG TGAATAAATGGATATCACAATTGATTGCAAGGGCTACTGAGCAAATGATGAAGGAAAAGGATGAAAG GATTCGTAGGACAGGAGAACTTTTGACTTATATTCGCACTTTAAAGATGTATGGATGGGAACTTCTTTTTTCTAGTTGGTTGATGGATACAAGATCTTTGGAAGTCAAACACTTAGCT ACTCGGAAGTACTTGGATGCATGGTGTGTTTTCTTTTGGGCTACAACGCCAAcactcttttctcttttcacatTTGGACTCTTTGCACTGATGGGACATGAACTTGATGCTGCAATG GTTTTCACTTGTCTTGCTTTGTTTAACACGCTGATTTCACCACTAAATTCATTCCCCTGGGTAATTAATGGATTGATTGAT GCCATCATATCCTCCAGACGATTGAGTAGGTTTCTCTCTTGTCCTGAACGTAAATTTAAAGTGGGAGACACAAATTCGAGTCCATCATCATTCCTAAGTAAACAGCCTGATTCTGTACAAGGTTTGGGTGTCTTTATACAAGATGCATGTTGTACTTGGTCAAGCAGTGAGGAACAAGCATTAAATTTGGTGTTGAATCATGTGACTCTAAGTGTGTCCCAGGGTTCCTTTGTTGCAGTTATTGGAGAG GTTGGTTCAGGTAAATCATCCCTGTTATATTCAATTCTTGGAGAAATGCAGCTTGCTCGTGGCTCTGTTTATTCCAATGAATCCATTGCTTATGTACCACAG GTCCCTTGGATTTTATCTGGAACAGTGCGTGACAACATATTGTTCGGGAAAAGCTATGATCCTGAAAG GTATACTGATACACTGCAGGCATGTGCATTAGATGTTGATGTCTCAATGATGGTTCGAGGTGACATGGCTTATATTGGAGAGAAAGGAGTCAACTTATCAGGTGGACAGAGAGCTCGACTTGCTTTGGCAAG GGCCATGTATCATGACTCAGATGTTGTTATGCTTGATGATGTCCTGAGTGCAGTTGATGTACAAGTTGCTCAACGTATCTTACACAATGCCATTTTAGGTCCTCTTATGCAGAGAAAAACCCGATTGCTCTGTACTCATAACATCCAG GCAATATCTTCTGCTGATATGATTGTTGTAATGGACAAGGGACGCATAAAGTGGATGGGAAATTCAGCTGACTTTCCAATTTCTTCTTATACAGAATTCTCTCCATTGAACGAAATTGATTCAGCTTTACATAATCATAGACAATCTTGCAGCACAAATCTTTCATCCAAATCCAAGGAGCAGTCTCTTCCTAATTCAGATATTGTGCATGTTCTGGAGGGAGCAGAGGAGATAGTTGAAGTTGAGTTGAGGAAAGAGGGGAAAGTTGAACTTGGAGTGTATAA GAGTTATGCTGTCTTCACTGGTTGGTTTATGACAGTCATTATATGCCTATCAGCCATTCTGATGCAAGCTTCTCGTAATGGGAATGATTTATGGCTGTCATTTTGGGTTGATACAACAACAGAAAGCAGTCAAACAAGATATTCTGTGTCTTTCTATCTG GCTATACTATGTCTCTTTTGTATTATGAATTCCCTTTTCACATTGGTGAGGGCATTCTCTTTTGCATTTGGTGGATTGCAAGCAGCAACTAAGGTACACAATAAATTGCTCAACAAGCTTGTCAATGCACCTGTGCAATTCTTTGATCAGACCCCGGGGGGAAGAATACTGAATAG GTTATCTTCAGATCTTTATACAATTGATGATTCTCTTCCGTTCATTATGAACATTCTCCTAGCTAATTTTGTAGGCTTGTTGGGTATTACAATAATTTTGTGTTATGTACAG GTCTTCTTCTTACTCTTGCTATTGCCATTTTGGTATATCTACAGTAGACTACAG TTCTTCTACAGGTCAACATCAAGAGAGTTACGAAGACTGGACAGTGTTTCTCGTTCTCCAATATATACATCTTTCACTGAAACACTTGATGGATCATCAACTATTAGGGCATTTAAGGCTGAg GACTTTTTCTTTGCCAAATTCATTGAACATATAACCTTGTATCAGAAGACTTCCTACACAGAGATAGTGGCAAGTTTGTGGCTTTCCTTGCGTCTTCAG TTATTAGGTGCATTTATCGTCTCATTCATAGCTGTGATGGCTGTTGTTGGATCTCATGGCAGTCTGCCTATCAACTTTGGTACCCCAGGACTG GTAGGATTGGCCCTCTCATATGCAGCTCCAATTGTGTCCCTGTTGGGGAGTTTTTTATCAAGCTTCACcgaaacagaaaaggaaatggTTTCAGTTGAAAGAGCCCTTCAA TACATGGACATTCCTCAAGAAGAACAAACTGGATGCCTATACTTGAGTCCAGATTGGCCAAATCAAGGAGTTATCGAATTCCAGTCTGTTACTTTGAAATATATGCCTTCTTTGCCAGCTGCACTCTGCAATCTTAGTTTTAGAATTGTAGGAGGGACACAA GTTGGAATAATTGGAAGAACAGGAGCTGGAAAGTCTAGTGTGTTAAATGCCCTTTTCCGCCTTACACCCATATGTACAGGCTCTATCACAATTGATGGCGtggatattaaaaatattcctGTCAGAGAACTACGTACACATTTGGCCATTGTTCCTCAGAGTCCATTTCTGTTCGAAGGATCATTAAG CTCACTATCTGGTCCTCCTTCTTCCTAG